A single region of the Theileria annulata chromosome 4, complete sequence, *** SEQUENCING IN PROGRESS *** genome encodes:
- a CDS encoding histone H2A, putative (Tap349h10.p1c.cand.116 - score = 14.82;~SMART H2A (SM00414) at aa 4-124, E()=7.37e-75), translated as MSAKGVAGGRKKAAKAVTKSAKAGLQFPVGRVGRYLKNGRYAKRVGAGAPVYLAAVLEYLVAEVLELAGNAARDNKKSRIVPRHLQLAVRNDEELSKFLGGTTIASGGVMPNVQAVLLPKKHKKDRD; from the coding sequence ATGAGCGCGAAGGGCGTAGCTGGTGGCCGTAAGAAAGCGGCAAAGGCTGTTACAAAGTCTGCAAAAGCTGGTTTACAATTCCCTGTAGGCCGTGTTGGAAGGTATCTTAAGAACGGAAGATACGCAAAGCGTGTTGGTGCAGGAGCACCAGTATACTTGGCTGCCGTTCTCGAGTACCTTGTTGCTGAAGTCTTAGAGTTGGCAGGAAATGCCGCTCGCGACAACAAGAAATCAAGGATTGTTCCACGTCACCTCCAACTCGCTGTTAGAAACGACGAGGAACTCTCCAAGTTCCTTGGAGGCACCACCATAGCCTCAGGCGGTGTCATGCCAAATGTTCAGGCTGTATTATTGCCTAAGAAGCACAAGAAAGATAGGGATTAA
- a CDS encoding transcription factor, putative (Tap349h10.p1c.cand.117 - score = 60.80;~SMART 3 TPR domains (SM00028) at aa 139-172, E()=8.87e+00; 384-417, E()=4.80e+01; 797-830, E()=1.53e+00) — protein sequence MGELTEPSKPKKNSYADKLTAKLFRRKNKKKNQEYVKIHIYNKTFYTKKSGKKKKRRKTASQSSKLNPELEKLLQEATDLYLSKNFEEAVKKLKELIRRAPGLHDPFHMLGLIYQNEYNDVTTANSYYLLAAHLVPTDTDLWQRIGEMSQESGNLDQAIYCFKKCQRNQEGQINEQAVFALAICYIEKKDYENAAKRFLVLFNLHPNDKLIANELSKCFQMVGDLHSSLLVLTAYFNSTLDLEILETILELNVKLSLYEDCLKILNDICTTNNIEANQLPLEHLVYYVISCLNLDKPVDQELNLLYNSQINVKYAFLIANHLCPNHLELSVSWFKKAYSLIFSSDQIDVPTTLKISKCITMDNNHHEFLVKVLRTALESNPNNSELLINLADILLQQGNINEAEELLSKLTLNDLDKIKDIPEYVFQTKKPISEEERHEMFNKLNSEIEEIEMEYLSDPRTRVYPCLLSYGKTISLDKTKLNEWVDTYLKVIKDCELDTERAMQRLSKTKITRASQLNNFNNNLSRDENSIFIKIESKKSSLNKSYSFLKVKKELNLKSAEDILGWAGYERLIFTATVFMCLCNRVKEAVEVLELISNNKKKYKSNLDSAERKSLIKTVEKIIFKCSSFGGLFKIAVTSARNEFLKDPVNGSLEGYARILGTGKMAHSALLPLSSSNEKDALLENRYSYKAWVTRQLLQYPDNFQLLMLGGHFCSISGNWSYAKHEYQRAYQKEQNDSLASLCLATSYFNSLNNKITDNVNKALVLGMTFLQRYVELRMRRAHQLGLPETCTLVFKAEGMYNIARAYHFLNLFNLAVPLYENCLQLVSSIKDTDISSDPEVQCPCILCDYSRMPIRPMPSSCKGFSPASFISNHVKLEIQRV from the exons ATGGGAGAGCTGACGGAGCCGTCGAAGCCGAAAAAAAACTCATACGCAGATAAATTAACAGCAAAACTGTTtagaagaaaaaataagaaGAAAAACCAAGAGTATGTCAAgatacacatttataataa aacattttatacaaaGAAAAGTGGAAAGAAGAAAAAGAGAAGGAAAACAGCATCGCAAAGCAGTAAACTAAACCCGGAACTTGAAAAGTTATTACAAGAAGCGACAGATTTGTACCTGAGTAAAAACTTTGAAGAAGCAGTTAAAAAGTTAAAGGAGTTGATAAGAAGAGCACCAGGCCTACACGACCCGTTCCATATGTTGGGACTTATATACCAAAACGAATATAACGATGTTACCACAGCTAACAGTTATTATCTGCTGGCAGCACATTTGGTGCCTACAGATACCGACCTGTGGCAAAGAATAGGAGAAATGAGCCAAGAAAGCGGAAACCTCGACCAGGCAATCTACTGCTTTAAAAAATGCCAAAGGAACCAAGAAGGACAAATCAATGAACAAGCGGTCTTTGCATTGGCAATTTGTTATATAGAAAAG AAAGACTACGAAAATGCAGCAAAGAGGTTTCTGGTGCTATTCAATTTACACCCAAACGATAAACTTATCGCAAACGAACTTTCAAAGTGTTTTCAAATGGTAGGTGATTTGCACTCAAGTTTATTGGTACTAACAGCGTATTTTAACTCAACGCTGGACTTAGAAATATTGGAGACGATCCTGGAGCTAAATGTAAAATTGAGCCTGTACGAGGACTGTTTGAAGATTTTGAATGATATCTGTACCACAAACAATATTGAGGCGAACCAGTTGCCCCTAGAACACCTCGTCTACTACGTAATCTCATGCCTGAACCTAGATAAACCAGTAGATCAGGAGCTAAACTTGTTATATAATTCCcaaataaatgtaaaatatgcATTCCTAATCGCAAACCATCTATGTCCAAATCATTTGGAATTGTCAGTTTCCTGGTTCAAAAAAGCTTATTCGTTAATCTTCTCGAGTGACCAGATAGATGTGCCAACAACGCTCAAAATATCAAAGTGCATAACGATGGACAATAATCACCATGAATTTCTAGTCAAAGTGTTGAGAACAGCACTTGAAAGCAACCCTAATAATTCAGAGCTCTTGATTAATCTGGCAGATATTCTCCTTCAACAGGGGAATATCAATGAAGCTGAGGAACTTTTATCCAAACTCACACTTAATGACTTGGATAAGATTAAAGATATCCCAGAGTATGTTTTTCAGACAAAAAA gcCGATCAGTGAAGAGGAAAGACATGAAATGTTTAATAAGCTCAATAGTGAGATAGAGGAGATAGAGATGGAATATTTAAGTGATCCAAGGACCCGTGTTTACCCATGCTTATTGTCCTACGGTAAGACAATATCGCTGGATAAAACTAAGTTAAATGAGTGGGTTGATACGTACTTGAAGGTTATAAAGGACTGTGAACTCGATACTGAACGGGCAATGCAAAGACTAAGCAAGACCAAAATTACGAGAGCATCACAGCTGAACAATTTCAACAATAATCTAAGTAGAGATGAAAACtcaatttttatcaaaatcGAGTCCAAAAAGTCTTCACTAAACAAGAGTTACTCTTTCCTCAAGGTTAAAAAGGAGCTAAACCTAAAATCAGCCGAGGATATTCTAG GATGGGCTGGGTATGAAAGGTTGATATTCACTGCAACAGTGTTTATGTGTCTTTGCAACAGAGTTAAGGAGGCAGTTGAGGTTCTTGAACtcatttcaaataataaaaagaaataCAAGTCAAATTTAGACTCAGCTGAAAGGAAATCCTTGATCAAAACAGTcgaaaaaattattttca aatGCAGTTCATTCGGaggattatttaaaatagcAGTAACCAGTGCTAGGAACGAGTTTTTGAAGGACCCAGTGAATGGAAGTTTGGAAGGATACGCAAGGATCTTGGGTACTGGAAAGATGGCACATTCCGCTTTACTCCCACTCTCCTCATCAAATGAAAAAGATGCCTTACTAGAAAATAGGTATTCATACAA GGCTTGGGTAACAAGACAGTTGTTACAGTATCCGGATAACTTCCAGCTCCTAATGCTGGGAGGTCATTTCTGTTCAATTTCAGGTAACTGGTCTTACGCTAAACACGAATATCAAAGAGCATATCAAAAGGAACAAAACGACTCACTAGCTTCGCTTTGCCTAGCAACTTCTTATTTCAATTCACTCAATAACAAAATCACAGAT AACGTGAATAAGGCGTTGGTATTGGGAATGACTTTTCTTCAAAGATATGTAGAGCTTAGAATGAGAAGAGCGCATCAACTTGGTTTGCCAGAAACATGTACACTAGTGTTCAAGGCAGAGGGAATGTACAACATCGCAAG GGCTTATCACTTTCTTAACCTGTTCAACCTGGCAGTTCCACTCTACGAAAACTGCCTCCAACTTGTATCTAGTATCAAGGATACGGATATATCCAGTGATCCAGAAGTGCAGTGTCCTTGCATTCTCTGTGATTACTCTAGAATGCCAATAAGACCAATGCCAAGCTCCTGTAAAGGATTTAGTCCAGCTTCATTCATTAGTAACCATGTAAAACTGGAGATTCAGAGGGTATGA
- a CDS encoding uncharacterized protein (Tap349h10.p1c.cand.119 - score = 14.40;~SMART 3 transmembrane domains at aa 22-44, 56-78 and 188-210; pfam:zf-DHHC (PF01529) at aa 91-155, E()=1.10e-32;~4 probable transmembrane helices predicted for TA07865 by TMHMM2.0 at aa 22-44, 56-78, 145-167 and 188-210;~Signal anchor predicted for TA07865 by SignalP 2.0 HMM (Signal peptide probability 0.003, signal anchor probability 0.942) with cleavage site probability 0.001 between residues 19 and 20) — translation MGNQGQLLSFLNLISPLKNKGTLLRNVALVLIVYMYAGVMYILLRNSIDNLNLYQLGVIGGFNILFFLFFISFIRSAVTDPGVVPLNWGFYMGDDTKRRRYCKICNVWKPDRTHHCSSCNRCVLNMDHHCPWIGNCVGFYNRKYFMQLLVYSIFTLGFTLLQSVLYLYNETIENSNDEFDEVGTKAISYIYVCGMIFIGLALIIALIPFVQFHFKLVLRNSTTIENLDDSNKDSGMYDMGVGANLQQVFGANPLCWFAPCNLPLNRPVGDGVRWSQYCYNPIPDKV, via the exons ATGGGAAATCAAGGCCAGCTTCTCAGCTTCCTTAACTTAATTTCTCCcttaaaaaataaagggACCCTTTTAAGAAATGTAGCTCTCGTACTTATTG TTTATATGTATGCCGGTGTAATGTACATACTATTGAGGAACAGTATTGACAATTTAAATCTCTACCAACTCGGCGTTATTGGCGGATTCAATATACTCTTTTTTCTCTTCTTTATCAGCTTTATTCGA tcTGCGGTGACTGACCCTGGTGTGGTTCCCTTGAATTGGGGGTTTTATATGGGTGATGATACAAAGAGGAGAAGATATTGCAAAATTTGCAATGTTTGGAAGCCCGACAGAACACACCACTGCTCCTCATGCAACCGTTGTGTTTTAAACATGGACCACCACTGTCCCTGGATTGGAAACTGCGTTGGATTCTACAACCGTAAATACTTCATGCAACTCTTAGTGTACTCAATTTTCACGCTTGGTTTTACCCTGTTGCAATC agtattatatttgtaCAATGAGACTATTGAGAATTCTAATGACGAATTCGACGAGGTCGGTACCAAGGCAATTTCCTACATTTACGTTTGTGGTATGATCTTTATCGGACTTGCACTTATTATTGCTCTGATTCCATTCGTCCAATTCCACTTCAA ATTGGTCTTGAGAAACTCGACAACTATAGAGAATTTAGATGATTCTAATAAGGATTCTGGGATGTATGACATGGGCGTCGGTGCTAATTTGCAACAAGTGTTCGGTGCTAACCCACTTTGTTGGTTCGCGCCTTGTAACCTTCCTCTTAACAGACCTGTTGGCGACGGTGTAAGATGGTCTCAGTATTGTTATAATCCGATACCTGATAAAGTTTAA
- a CDS encoding histone H3, putative (Tap349h10.p1c.C.cand.109 - score = 13.20;~SMART H3 (SM00428) at aa 34-136, E()=1.07e-71) — protein MARTKQTARKSTGGKAPRKQLASKAARKTAPVTGGVKKPHRYRPGTVALREIRRYQKSTELLIRKLPFQRLVREVAQDFKTDLRFQSSAVLALQEAAEAYLVGLFEDTNLCAIHAKRVTIMPKDVHLARRLRGERA, from the coding sequence ATGGCTAGGACTAAGCAGACAGCCCGTAAATCAACTGGTGGTAAAGCACCCAGAAAGCAACTTGCCTCTAAGGCCGCAAGAAAAACTGCCCCCGTCACCGGTGGTGTCAAGAAACCACATAGGTATCGTCCAGGTACCGTCGCCCTTAGGGAAATTAGGAGGTACCAAAAATCCACTGAGCTCTTGATAAGAAAATTGCCATTCCAAAGGCTCGTACGTGAAGTAGCTCAAGATTTCAAGACTGACTTGAGGTTCCAATCAAGCGCAGTCTTGGCACTCCAAGAAGCTGCAGAGGCCTACCTCGTTGGCCTCTTCGAGGACACCAACTTGTGTGCTATCCACGCTAAGAGGGTTACCATCATGCCAAAGGATGTACATTTGGCCAGGAGACTCAGAGGTGAGAGAGCATAA
- a CDS encoding uncharacterized protein (SMART pfam:Ribosomal_L19 (PF01245) at aa 122-221, E()=3.50e-07) encodes MFSHSGINLRRIYNIYRVELVFKINEPKFQNLTFYNKQYSCFNFKPVGFVFSAKNPNDSKSDISAGNRVQTRGIRTRALVSNFDSTHYVVTNPNTAKNWPPEHDHGSPISRERCKKLMCELNELEIERLEKMRKFNMPELNLGELVEVKYELSRTQQTFAVFTGYCVDIRNRGLNSSFSLKNAFDGVGVTQLFPLYSPRILNVKVVKSLNKGERSDYKPLTRDYRYKFHYNVRHRFSKKSGVHKPGIRSFEIRLKNRITRLKQNYYRMRMEAGLPPYIWPGPYNINTRKRSKYKFTAILLVYIRKLEVKCIEELGCTAWMSNEHEVRSLARGGRGQLGEGISYQALITLINSQNNFYSFM; translated from the exons ATGTTTAGCCACTCTGGGATTAACCTTAGAAGAATCTACAACATCTACAGAGTTGAGTTGgttttcaaaattaatgaaccaaaatttcaaaatttgaCATTTTATAACAAACAATATTcatgttttaattttaaacccGTTGGTTTCGTTTTTTCAGCCAAAAATCCTAACGATAGCAAATCTGATATAAGTGCCGGGAATCGTGTCCAAACCAGGGGGATCAGGACCAGAGCATTAGTGTCCAACTTTGATAGTACTCACTACGTAGTTACAAACCCCAACACTGCGAAAAATTGGCCTCCGGAACATGACCATGGCAGTCCAATTAGCAGGGAAAGGTGTAAAAAGCTAATGTGTGAGTTGAACGAACTTGAAATTGAACGTTTGGAGAAGATGCGCAAATTTAAC ATGCCTGAGCTTAATTTGGGGGAGTTGGTAGAGGTAAAGTACGAACTTTCAAGAACTCAGCAAACTTTTGCTGTATTCACAG GGTACTGTGTAGATATTAGAAATCGAGGTTTAAACTCATCGTTTAGCCTCAAAAACGCCTTCGATGGAGTGGGAGTTACTCAACTTTTCCCTCTTTACTCTCCAAGGATTTTAAACGTAAAG GTAGTAAAGAGTTTGAATAAGGGTGAACGGAGTGATTATAAGCCTTTGACACGGGATTACAGATACAAATTCCACTATAACGTAAGGCATAGATTCTCTAAAAAGAGCGGAGTTCACAAACCTG GGATTCGGAGCTTTGAAATTAGGCTAAAGAACAGAATCACAAGGCTGAAACAGAACTACTACAGAATGAGGATGGAGGCGGGTCTTCCTCCATACATTTGGCCTGGGCCATACAACATCAATACCAGAAAGCGTTcaaagtataaatttacagCTATTTTATTGGTATATATCA GGAAGTTAGAGGTGAAATGTATAGAAGAATTGGGTTGTACAGCTTG GATGAGCAACGAGCACGAAGTGAGAAGCTTAGCAAGAGGAGGAAGAGGTCAGCTTGGGGAAGGTATAAGTTACCAGGCACTGATTACCTTAATAAACTctcaaaataatttttattcttttatGTAA
- a CDS encoding splicing factor (Hs SLU7 homologue), putative (Tap349h10.p1c.C.cand.108 - score = 38.14;~SMART ZnF_C2HC (SM00343) at aa 93-109, E()=5.37e+00), translating into MSLLKSKSRDDLKRDRELDEARKAGTAPALKDELGNDINPHIPQYISKAPWYLDQGEPSLRHQRVSEVQKAPIDYVTLRGVKNKVALKFRKGACENCGAMTHDSKSCVERPRKKGAKYTNENICPDEYIVENTDKGYDATRDRWSGFDPSTHLQLVEEYRDLEQERALNKIMNISKEDELSDEESKEHSVMNETFDCKDDKTRTTTRNLRIREDTAKYLINLDVNSAFYDPKSRSMREDPLLGVNCCFKGDNYYFNSEETYKPKELEMFAWESKSKGVDVDFIANPTKLEKLFNETKERKEKETKESKQKLIERFKASEYVNNYEELKPLSSVTKEDIITFKESEYEFDEAKMLGHSQIWGSFYDVEKGLWGYKCCKITNRSQRCNI; encoded by the exons atgagtTTATTAAAGTCCAAATCAAGGGACGACTTAAAGCGGGACCGTGAGTTGGACGAAGCCAGGAAGGCTGGTACCGCTCCCGCCCTAAAGGATGAGTTGGGGAATGATATAAACCCTCACATCCCTCAATACATTTCTAAAGCTCCTTGGTACTTAGATCAGGGCGAACCAA GCTTGCGCCACCAGAGGGTTAGTGAGGTCCAAAAGGCACCAATAGATTATGTAACACTTAGAGGCGTTAAGAACAAAGTGGCACTCAAGTTTAGGAAGGGAGCGTGCGAAAACTGTGGAGCCATGACCCACGACTCTAAGAGCTGTGTCGAACGCCCCCGTAAAAAGGGAGCCAAATACACAAACGAAAACATTTGCCCAGATGAATATATCGTTGAGAACACTGATAAAGGATATGATGCAACCCGAGACCGCTGGTCTGGATTCGACCCTTCAACTCACCTTCAATTAGTTGAGGAGTACAGAGATCTGGAGCAAGAGAGGGCACTGAACAAAATCATGAACATTTCCAAGGAAGATGAATTATCAGATGAAGAGTCCAAAGAACACAG tGTGATGAATGAGACTTTTGATTGTAAAGACGATAAGACGAGAACTACCACAAGAAATTTGAGAATTAGAGAGGACACGGCTAAGTATTTGATTAACCTTGATGTCAACTCTGCGTTTTATGACCCTAAATCTAGATCAATGCGCGAAGACCCTTTACTGGGTGTTAATTGCTGTTTTAAAGgtgataattattatttcaactCTGAAGAAACCTATAAACCCAAAGAACTTGag ATGTTTGCTTGGGAGAGTAAGAGTAAGGGAGTAGATGTGGATTTTATCGCAAACCCAACGAAGCTGGAGAAGCTATTCAACGAAACAAAGGAAAGGAAAGAGAAGGAAACGAAGGAAAGTAAgcaaaaattaattgaacGTTTCAAAGCATCCGAATATGTCAATAACTATGAGGAACTTAAACCGTTATCCAGTGTTACAAAAGAAGATATTATCACATTCAA AGAGTCGGAATACGAGTTCGACGAGGCCAAGATGCTGGGACATTCCCAGATTTGGGGTTCCTTTTACGATGTTGAAAAGGGACTTTGGGGCTATAAATgctgtaaaattactaATCGCTCACAACGCTGTAATATTTAA